A stretch of DNA from Coccidioides posadasii str. Silveira chromosome 1, complete sequence:
TGTGATCTGTCTTCCCGCTCATCGAGAACGGGATCAGACCTGGCACACCCTGATGGTGTATTTCTTCGGCTTCTAATTCGTCTCATCGACAAGGTCTCCTGGCAGAAAAAGCATCCGTGTGGTTCGTTGAGTGGTCTCCGCGATTGGTTGGATACCAGGCGGAGAATCCTCTTCACCTGTCCGACTCATCCTGGACCTCCTGGCCCGTTTGGCGTTTCAAACCCGGCCGTGGGTTCGCAACTCGACGGCCATGTTGGTGGTCAGCAGTGCCCATCTGAAATTCCCTGTCGGGTTAGTCTTGTCCTGCCGCGTTGTGCGTCTTTCAATAAAGCCCTCAACTCCcacttctctctctccccttttttttttctctctctctctctttcttccccCCATCACTGAACTTATCGCTCAACTTATCACACTGCACGAATCATTGAGATTTTAAATTACCACTCATACCTTCtcatattttatatatatatatatatatattttattgTTCTCATTCAAGCTCCTGTATGAGCACGTCCCCATTTTACTTTCAACATCACTCTTCTGTATGCCTCAGATTACCTTGAGTTAAATCGGACTGCGACTGTGACTAGAACTCGACCGGACCTGAGACCAACAACTGGAGCATCTATTTTGGTTTTATCTTCCCTTGAAGACAGCTTCAACATGGCTCTCAACGTCAATTCCGATCAGCTACTATCATCGGCCAGAGATCTCTTTTGGACGCAACATTCGAATCTCTCGGAATCGAAGAGACAGCAACTCTGGACCCAGCAACTCAGCCACTTCATCTGTGGACCGACTGCCTCCGCCGCCGCCAGCGGCTCCAGACTCAGCACACAGGATGGAATCGGTGGGCCTCGCTTTTTGGGAAAACGGACTGGGGATGACGTTCCTCGCACTTTGCCTCCTGGATCTCCCCCAACGAAACGACGAGCTACCGTAGGTTTCCACCTTTCCACGTCCTTGGTTATAGCTCCCTTCGAGCTGTCTTCGTTCCCACTCCTCTTTACCCCCTTTGGGAGATTAACTGTGGCTGTAGACCCCGGAGCCTTACTCCGTGACCCGATCGTCCTCTagctcttcatcttctgtTCGCTCTCAACTTGCTCGACAGTCATCAACACGGTCTCGGACAGGGAACTCATCTCGGAAGACTGGCACAGCATCCGGCTCTCGCAAATCTTGGAACCAACAAGTGTCAGCTGTTCCCTCGCAGTCGACGGAGGGATTGGCCTTTTTCCCAGCCCAAGCGGCTCCTTCTCCCCTCCAGCAGTCCCAGACTGTCTCAACGGACTTCTCGCAAAGCGGTTTGGACGGTTTCGCTGCTCCCACCCACGGCGGCCAGGCTTCTGGATCGTCCAGTAGCCCCATCGAGATCGACATGGATCACACCATCCCGGCGGACGCATTGGTTCTCGACTCGCAAGATCAAGGTCAGTTGACCGTGGGGACAGAGTCACTTCAGATGACTCGGAGTCTGACATCAGACTCGCTGTGTGGAGGAATGGATATGATCAGGTTCGACTCGAACAGATCATTTCTCGAAAATCTGGATTTTCCAGATGCTCAGTTGTCAGCAAGTTTCAATGCGCAGTCATTTGGTCATTACAATGACGCCAGTTATTGCCTtaactcttcttcttctcctatTTCCCAGTTTCATTCTCGTAACATGCATCATGTTCAGTTTTCTCAGTCACTGCCTGAATCCGGGTCTGACTTCTTTCGTCATGCTGTTTCTCCTTTGAATCGTTGtgcttcttctgcttcttgctcttcttcttcttcacctTCATCCACCGAGATGAAGCATTCTCTATCGAGTCAAAGTGCAAACTCGGTAGCCTCAAGCGAGACTCGGGCTCGGCGGAGGACTCGAGAGCAAATTGTGCAAGGCACACAGAAGATCGCACCAAAGCCTGCGAAGATGCAGCCAAATAATGTTCTGGAGCATAAAATAATCATCGCGTCAGAAGACGGCACTTCTCGAGAAGTTGCGGCCATCCCCAAGGCATCTGTCCAGCGGCCTTCACGACCGAAGACCTACTGTAAATACTGCAATGAACAGCCTGACGGCTTTCACGGCGAGCATGAGCTGAGAAGACACGTTGAACGTGTACATGCCGTCGTGCGGAGGGTCTGGGTGTGTGTTGACATCTCCCCAGACAAGAAGTTCCTTGCCAACTGCAAGGCGTGTCGCAACGGCAAGCGATATGGCGCCAACTATAACGCAGCAGCTCACCTTCGACGCACGCACTTCAACCCCTGCCAACGCGGGCGCGGTGGAAGAGGCAAGGACAGCGAGAAGCGTGGTGGGAAGGGAGGCGGCACCACGCCCTCGATGGATGTGCTCAAGCACTGGATGGAGCAGCGCGAAGAGATCGTGGTGGACAACGCACGGGTCCTCCTCGACAACGACATCACCTCGGAGGAGGCCGAACTTCTCGGCCGGCGAAGGATATCCGACACCTCGAGCCTCGACCCCAGCGACGGCCAAGGGTCCGATTCGCCGGCCGTCCAGACCACCTTCGACTCGCACACCTCCTCGCCGGTCGAAGAGCCCAACGACGTGACGCAAGAGCTCGCGTTCGAGTTTGAGGAGTTCACCAACTCGCCACTCGAGTGGGACGAGAGCACGGGAGGTGGCTATCAAGGGTTTGCCAACGCAGCTTTGAATCCTTTCGATTCATCATCCTACTTTGATCATGCATCATTCATGCAGGCCCAGCCGATGAGCGCTGAGGTTGGATCTTATGTTCCTGTTATGCTGTAGAATCGTCTACGATCTACGCTGTACCACTTCTGCCTTGATATTTATCGTTTTGACCCTTTTTGCCCCTTCTCCgttttgcttcttttattcttctttttttgtgTTTCTTCCTATTcttttttctatttcttcgTCTTGTCTAGGTTCGGGTGGAGATTTTCGCGAATCTCCACCTGCGTTCTTCGCCTTTTAACAGAGGAGCTCGATTCACCCTCACGGTGGCATTGTGTTCCCTCTGTTGAAAGGCTGTTGATCTTCAGTTTTTTTCTATTCGTGCTTGTagttttttgctttttccctttttttttttttttttttaatgttGAACGTTTGTCTAACGATTGTATGCTGTTTGAGCTATGTGATTATATCTTCGTTGCCGTTGATCTGCTGCTTTCGTCTGGTTCGCTTGCCTTCGCTTTCTCGGCAGGTTCGAGCCGAAGGATCGCTTAATACTATAATGGAAGATTCGCAGGAGGCCCGAGGCAACTATATCGGACGCAGCTTGCATAGAATCATCACGGATGGCCAGAGCCACCGCCAACGCTACGACAACTCCTCCAGGGCCAAGGCTAAGATACATCCTCGTGGCGCTGGTGCCCATGGATCCTCTCCGCTGGCACAGCACGGAGATGGGAATCGCTTTTCGATCTCCTCCTCGAGGAGGGCTTCCTGTTCAACGGACTGTCGGGCACGGCACCGGGACCATTTCGACGACCTGTATGACGCAACGGATGAATCGGACCGTGAAAGCTGTCCCTCCTTGTCGAGCCAGGCTGAAACGGGGTCAAACAGCTCGTTCACGGTCTCTGATGCAAGCAGCATCTCCAAGGATAGCCGTCGACGGACGTTCCCTACGCTGTACATTCCATCGTCCAAGGTCGGTGCCAAATCCTCACCTCTTCCTCCTACTCCGCCGCCCAAGATCCCCGTTTCTCCTCTAGCCCTCGCCAAGCTGCCTCAAAACGTCCCTAAGATCGCTGCTCCGCCATCTCTGGCTGGAAGTGCCAGCGAGGTGTCCGATAGACCCTCAACGTTCAGTACCCCGCAAACCCCTGATCTGGCTGATGTACCTGATGTCAATTGGGGCGAACAGAGGTTACGAGTGCGTGGCAATCTGGAGTCTGGACACCCTTCCCGATCCGCGAGCGCTTCAGCCAGCCCACGGCTTGATGTCCAGCTGGACGCACCTGAAGACTGGAGTGCTTTCCTTGGGAACTTCCCGCGTATTCCAGCCCATGCCGTCGAGGATGGTTCGTCTTCGGTGTGTGAGTCGGATGCCGCGCCGTCCGTGGAAAGCAACAGAGGATTGCAGCTTCCTGTTGCCGCGCTGGCTGCCCTCCAACGCTTCGAGGTGAATTCAGACCGTTTTCAAAGCAGACCGCCCTCAGAAGTGGGAGAAGCGAAAGAAATGCACGAGCTGCTATCTCACATGCGTTACAAGGATCCTGGCGATCCCTTGTCTGCGTCGGCCTATTCGGGATCCTCGTTCACCTCGTTGAGTGTGCCCTCTCCCGGTGGTTTCTTTGCCTCCCTCAAGGGACAAGCCCGGAAAACATGGTGTTTTTCAAGTGCAAACACGCCCACGTCGGCTATGGCTGAGAAATTTTACGACTTGCCGTGGGATCCGCAAGGAAATACAATCGTCGAGCAAGTTGTCGAATGCCCGGATGATGGCACGGAAGGCCCTCCCACTGCGAAAGCACTGGTATCAGGCCCACCAACTGCAAGAAAAATCCCAGCAGAATTTGCCGAAGAAGCGCAACGCGAAGGAGTTCGTGACGGGCCcgacaacaacaacaacgcAAACAACGACAATGATTATGATGCGACCTACGCGAAAGCTTTAAAAGCTCATTCTATGTCCAACCTTGATCGCACCACCCTTTGGCTGGCTACTCAGTCGGCATATCTAACAGGAATCGAGGACAAACGCCTTAATGGCGCCGTTCAAGAATCGCTAGGAAGTGCGGCAAGTGGGAAAGTGGGTGAAACCAAGCCAACTGCCGATCACATAGATTCGACTAAATACTCGGAACGCTCCACAAAACTGCTTTCGGAGCCCCCGAGCAAACCTTTGCCAACAAAAGAACCCACGTTTTATCTCGGTTTTAAGCATGTTCAGCAAAGGTCACAGAACGCTGATGCTTTCCTCCATAGCAACTTCCGGTTTGAAGCCATGCAGGCTGCCCGTCTAAGTATGCCTGCGAAACATGTTGATCATGTTGCGGGCAAATATGAATTGAACAACCCGGTTCGCCCTCCGTACCGAGGGCCCTTCGCCCAGGCACCACGTAATTCCAAACTTACATCAGTTCTTCAGGAGCAAGTCATGTTTTCAAATGTTGAGAAGGAGCAGGATGCCTTGGTACAACTTCGCGCTTCAGCCTGGGCTATCGAGGCACTGAAGTTTCTCAACGGTGGTCCCCTGGTACCTAGCCCGGCGGCAAAGCGAATGGCAGAAGCTGCTCCACCGGGCCAGCCGGGAACTCCTGGAAAGCGTCGAGTTAAAGCTCTCGACCTTGGAGGTCAGTCGGCATGCGAGTGGGGATGGCATCTTGCGAACGAATATCCCAACGTCGAGGTCTTCACCGCCGTGACAAAGGATCAAGCAGTGAGTCCAGTGGAGGCACCTCCTAATTACCAACATATACCTGTTCCTTGCCTCTGGAAACTTCCGTTCAAGGATAACCAATTCGACCTCATTTCGGCCCGGTCCCTGCACATGTTATTAAAGTCTTCTCGGCCGGTCGGCGCGCGCGATGATGAAGTCGACATGTGCCTGAAAGAATGTCTCCGCTGCTTGAAACCGGGTGGATATCTCGAGTTCTTCCTGATGGACTCTGAAATCGTTCGTGCCGGGACATATGGGTCTGCAACATCCGTCGAGTTCGGATTCAACCTCAAGACCCGCGGTTACGATCCTGCGCCGACAAAGGCGTTCTTGTCGAGGCTCCGCAAGGCAAATTTCGGAGACCTCAAACGGGCTTGGCTGTTCCTGCCCATGGGAGCGCCGTATAACGAACATGCTCAGGTCCCTGGGATAAAGACACCATCCTCACCGGATACTGCTGAGCTAATGGGAAGTACTGCGGACATCGCCAGTACTTCCGGCCTGTTTGGCGGCTGGATGTGGGAGCAGTGGATGTTGAAATTGCAGATGGAGATGGGCCGCGATAATCATAAGTTGCTTGATGAGACGGCTGCGGTTATTGATGAGGGGAGGAAGTGCGGTGCTGGGTGGAGATGCTTGAGTGGATGGGCTATGAAGCCTAAGAAAAAGCAGACATCGTAGACTCTTGATCCTTTTCCTTTGTTGAGTTTTCTTGTCCTATGATCTGATTTAAGCaaagataatatgtttgaAAGTCCATCATGCTGCCTTTGGCGATGCCTCGTGTACGTTAATAATGCCCACTGTAAGCTAGGCTTAGATTGTTGTGTCCCTTCTGGCTTTAACTTAGAGTCCCACTCGACTATCGAAGGCATTCTCTGCTGTAAATTCCACCAACgacggaaaaaaaaaaaaaaaaaaaaaaaaaaaagaagaaagcgCACGAAGGAAAGGAGCTGCGAGATCTGCAAATGTCTACTCTGTAAGGAGAGATATATCTGTCATGGAAGGCATTGTATCTTCTTAAATTCGCACAACAAACGTCTATCCCTATCTACGTAATCCACCAATGTCTGTTGCTTGCCTCTATCTTAATACGTATCTGGTAGATTGCTTGGTAGAACCGAAAGAAAGTGGATGGAGGATGCCAGTTACACCTGGCTGGAGTGTTAGAGGCTTGGGCGGATTGGATGGCAGGCAGCTTTCGGGCCGACAAATTTCCGTCCGCGCATTGTTGGAAGCTCTCCCGAATATCAACTCCCGCTTTCACTCAAGTTGCTGGGCGCGACGTTCACATAACTGTTGAGATTCCGGTGGAAACTACGTGTCGCTTACTCATTATTCTCTCCCTCCTTCCCTCcattccttctcctcctctcccgCGGTACCTGGGCGTTTGAGAGAGCGCACACCGGCAAAAACATCAGTCACCATGCTCTTTTTCAGGTTAAGACTTTGTCCTTTCTTCACCTCCCCTCAACAGCGAACTCATTGAGTAGACAGCTGACATATCAAGGTTGTAATACAGCTTCTTCAAAACCCTCACGAACCATACCGTTATCATCGAGCTCAAGAATGATATCCGCATCCGCGGCATCCTCAAGAGTGTCGATCAGTACTTGAACATCAAGCTCGATGATATTGAGGTCATTGACCTGGACAAATACCCTCATCTTTCTAGCGtgaaaaatatctttatacgCGGCAGTGTGGTGAGATATATCGTCCTGCCGCAGGAGGCTGTGGACAGAGGACTGCTGGAAGATGCAACTAGGAGAGGTGCGTTTTTACAAAAACACCTTTTTGGTACTGACGATGCGGAACTCGGGAGATTGATGGCTGACCATTTTGTTCGTGATGTTTAGAGGCTGCAAGTCAGGCGAATAAAGCGAGATGATCGTTTCGATTTCACGATTgcatatattttttttttttttcgttgtttttttcttttttctttaggtGGAATATGGCGCAAAAGCTTCCCTCCCCGGAGGTTGAAGTTATGCCCAAAAGGAACGAAACGACGTTATCGCGAAACGAATTACAGAAGCACACACCGTCGATCTCAGAGTTGAAAATTCGGAGCGCTTCACAGATGAGAATACAGACGTGCTTGCGTACGTCTATGCTAATGACATGTTACAGCATGAGGTGATGTTTCGCTGGCATAGTGGCCGCCGGTACCACAGATCCATTGGCATATAATATATACATACGTCCACACATACGTAGCCGTGGGGCTTGGAGTGATGGCATTAAAATTTCAAAAGATTACTGCCATATCGATAGCTTATTTTTAAACTGGCCAAGTCATTTTAAAACCTACATAGTAACAATGCGAACTTCGGAATCCTCCGTCACTGCGTTGCCGGGTCTCCAAACTCATCCGTTGCTGAGGGAAGCAATTAAAACCACGTGACCTCGTGACTGCCCGCGGCGTGTTTTGTCGTGTCTCTTGATCGGACGGCGATCCATTCTTCGACGTGACGGGAATGGATTCTCTCTGCAAAAACAGGCATGTTCCATTAGCATTTCAACTCGTATAGTCTCCAAGAAGAAATGGTACCGACACCCCCTTCCCCCAACGATTTGTATTTTACCGCCCCCTCCCTCCAGAAGAAAGTGTGCCAGCCATGCCACCCTCCGCCTCACCGTTTTTCCGTCCGAACAAACCACCTGCTCGCCAATCGATCAGGATCGGCTCCAGAAAACCTTCCGTCAGGCGAAATACCAGTATTCTTCAGTTCTTCAACAAAGCGGAAACGCCGCCCAAGCCGGTTTCATCACAGAACCGGATCACGCAGTACATCTCGCAGCGACGGAGTAGCACCTCTCGACCATTGTCGCTCAACGATTCTGTGAATACAGAAGTGGAAGAGTTTGAGAGTCTGTTTGTTGAGGACGTTAGGGCAAGGGACAATAACGGTGCTACGACGGACACGCAGGCGTTTTCTGACAGGGAAAGATCAGCGTCTCCGGATGGTTTCTGGGCAGGCACCGGAGCTGCGGATAACGCCATCTTATATGGCGCTGGAGAGGATAGGTACCATGAAAACGGTAAAGCTGTCAAGAAGCGCAAAGTGGGGTATGACGGCTTCGAATTGGATCCCGGTGAAGTGAATGGTACTATAGATCAGGACACAACCGTCCCGCAAGGAGACGCTACCTCGAAGGATTCTGCAGGCGCTACTCCAGCGG
This window harbors:
- a CDS encoding uncharacterized protein (EggNog:ENOG410PHF5~COG:S~BUSCO:1751at33183~BUSCO:4516at33183) codes for the protein MALNVNSDQLLSSARDLFWTQHSNLSESKRQQLWTQQLSHFICGPTASAAASGSRLSTQDGIGGPRFLGKRTGDDVPRTLPPGSPPTKRRATTPEPYSVTRSSSSSSSSVRSQLARQSSTRSRTGNSSRKTGTASGSRKSWNQQVSAVPSQSTEGLAFFPAQAAPSPLQQSQTVSTDFSQSGLDGFAAPTHGGQASGSSSSPIEIDMDHTIPADALVLDSQDQGQLTVGTESLQMTRSLTSDSLCGGMDMIRFDSNRSFLENLDFPDAQLSASFNAQSFGHYNDASYCLNSSSSPISQFHSRNMHHVQFSQSLPESGSDFFRHAVSPLNRCASSASCSSSSSPSSTEMKHSLSSQSANSVASSETRARRRTREQIVQGTQKIAPKPAKMQPNNVLEHKIIIASEDGTSREVAAIPKASVQRPSRPKTYCKYCNEQPDGFHGEHELRRHVERVHAVVRRVWVCVDISPDKKFLANCKACRNGKRYGANYNAAAHLRRTHFNPCQRGRGGRGKDSEKRGGKGGGTTPSMDVLKHWMEQREEIVVDNARVLLDNDITSEEAELLGRRRISDTSSLDPSDGQGSDSPAVQTTFDSHTSSPVEEPNDVTQELAFEFEEFTNSPLEWDESTGGGYQGFANAALNPFDSSSYFDHASFMQAQPMSAEVRAEGSLNTIMEDSQEARGNYIGRSLHRIITDGQSHRQRYDNSSRAKAKIHPRGAGAHGSSPLAQHGDGNRFSISSSRRASCSTDCRARHRDHFDDLYDATDESDRESCPSLSSQAETGSNSSFTVSDASSISKDSRRRTFPTLYIPSSKVGAKSSPLPPTPPPKIPVSPLALAKLPQNVPKIAAPPSLAGSASEVSDRPSTFSTPQTPDLADVPDVNWGEQRLRVRGNLESGHPSRSASASASPRLDVQLDAPEDWSAFLGNFPRIPAHAVEDGSSSVCESDAAPSVESNRGLQLPVAALAALQRFEVNSDRFQSRPPSEVGEAKEMHELLSHMRYKDPGDPLSASAYSGSSFTSLSVPSPGGFFASLKGQARKTWCFSSANTPTSAMAEKFYDLPWDPQGNTIVEQVVECPDDGTEGPPTAKALVSGPPTARKIPAEFAEEAQREGVRDGPDNNNNANNDNDYDATYAKALKAHSMSNLDRTTLWLATQSAYLTGIEDKRLNGAVQESLGSAASGKVGETKPTADHIDSTKYSERSTKLLSEPPSKPLPTKEPTFYLGFKHVQQRSQNADAFLHSNFRFEAMQAARLSMPAKHVDHVAGKYELNNPVRPPYRGPFAQAPRNSKLTSVLQEQVMFSNVEKEQDALVQLRASAWAIEALKFLNGGPLVPSPAAKRMAEAAPPGQPGTPGKRRVKALDLGGQSACEWGWHLANEYPNVEVFTAVTKDQAVSPVEAPPNYQHIPVPCLWKLPFKDNQFDLISARSLHMLLKSSRPVGARDDEVDMCLKECLRCLKPGGYLEFFLMDSEIVRAGTYGSATSVEFGFNLKTRGYDPAPTKAFLSRLRKANFGDLKRAWLFLPMGAPYNEHAQVPGIKTPSSPDTAELMGSTADIASTSGLFGGWMWEQWMLKLQMEMGRDNHKLLDETAAVIDEGRKCGAGWRCLSGWAMKPKKKQTS
- the LSM2 gene encoding U6 snRNA-associated Sm-like protein LSm2 (EggNog:ENOG410PQNA~COG:A~BUSCO:16405at33183) gives rise to the protein MLFFSFFKTLTNHTVIIELKNDIRIRGILKSVDQYLNIKLDDIEVIDLDKYPHLSSVKNIFIRGSVVRYIVLPQEAVDRGLLEDATRREAASQANKAR